Proteins encoded together in one Diabrotica undecimpunctata isolate CICGRU chromosome 3, icDiaUnde3, whole genome shotgun sequence window:
- the LOC140435981 gene encoding uncharacterized protein gives MKNRAYHSGISCSPYEALFGCKAKIGLKTSLPAGTLTEIKSEEDIEAILADESDDADDGAKHRGNLDVNSTTENSQLANVEYPGNANSPIEYNNACAIVAVNGEDNNNREDKTIGENEGHEEDGTEVELTKQADRMLKHSNDRFPVAKVGESVRVRIPEVDRAKADSRNIIAIIISVKDERLYKLGTKHGILNQLYARNEFTTCKETLISVNNVPATEISLRECARKDSNLGGQNTSLLILYMSS, from the coding sequence ATGAAAAACAGAGCTTACCATTCCGGCATTAGCTGTAGTCCATACGAAGCACTATTCGGTTGTAAGGCTAAAATAGGATTAAAAACATCCTTACCTGCTGGTACTTTAACTGAAATTAAAAGCGAAGAAGATATAGAAGCAATATTAGCAGATGAGTCCGATGATGCTGATGATGGAGCAAAGCACCGTGGTAATTTGGATGTTAACAGTACAACCGAGAATTCACAATTAGCGAATGTTGAATATCCCGGTAACGCTAACAGCCCAATAGAATATAATAATGCATGTGCAATAGTTGCTGTCAATGGGGAAGACAATAACAATAGGGAAGACAAGACAATTGGAGAAAATGAGGGACACGAAGAAGATGGCACTGAAGTTGAACTTACAAAACAAGCTGACAGAATGTTAAAGCATTCTAATGATAGATTCCCTGTTGCAAAAGTAGGTGAAAGTGTTAGAGTGCGAATTCCAGAAGTTGATAGAGCTAAGGCCGATAGCCGAAATATTATTGCCATTATTATTTCTGTTAAAGATGAAAGGCTGTATAAGCTAGGCACCAAGCATGGTATTTTAAACCAACTTTATGCAAGAAACGAATTTACCACCTGCAAGGAAACACTTATTTCAGTCAATAATGTGCCTGCTACTGAAATAAGTCTCAGGGAATGCGCCCGTAAAGATTCGAATTTAGGTGGTCAAAATACGAGTTTGTTAATACTTTACATGTCTAGTTAG
- the LOC140435980 gene encoding KRAB-A domain-containing protein 2-like, whose amino-acid sequence MSDFESMRARFSDKIDTLKSGKGNNHQLFTVDEYYAFLMKVKITKDKTSHKTSEEYQRLSRYDIVKIGNVEKLVVPVKNDRDPIVYYVFMEETFDIIHETHISIGHGGRNRMMKKLKTKYKNITVVFVKVYLNLCVPCQKKISIPKKDSL is encoded by the coding sequence ATGAGTGATTTCGAGTCCATGAGAGCACGATTTAGCGATAAAATTGATACGCTTAAATCTGGAAAAGGAAACAATCATCAGTTGTTCACCGTAGATGAGTATTATGCATTTTTAATGAAAGTTAAAATAACCAAAGACAAGACTTCTCACAAAACATCTGAAGAATATCAACGGTTATCACGGTATGATATTGTAAAAATTGGTAATGTCGAGAAACTCGTTGTGCCAGTAAAAAACGACAGAGATCCTATTGTTTATTATGTATTTATGGAGGAAACTTTCGATATCATTCACGAGACTCATATTTCAATTGGACATGGGGGCCGCAACAGAATGATGAAAAAACTTAAGACGAAATATAAGAACATCACTGTGGTGTTTGTCAAGGTTTACTTAAATCTTTGTGTACCTTGTCAAAAGAAAATAAGTATTCCAAAAAAGGACTCGTTGTGA